Genomic DNA from Paenibacillus sp. MBLB1832:
CGACACCCTGCCTATGTACATGTAATCATCCACAAGCTTATACCTGGCCGATCCAACAGCGTTGCCCTCTTCCCATGCAAGAACAGCTCCCCCGCCAACTTCAAACGTGCGCATGGTGTGTTCGACTGTTTCATGCAATGCACCAGATGGCGGGGTTAACTTGCCACTGTATTCTTGAAAAGATGCCAGCATGATCTGATAAATAAGATCTGATTCATGGACCGTAGCCTCTTTGATGATGAGGGTCATCGGTGTCCAGCTCCTTTCTTATCGTAAATAATCAGGACGCCTCCGCATAAATCTCTCTGTATCCGGCTCAAAATCATACTGTGTATACAGCTCATGCGCATCCTTCGTACCCAATATCCCCATTAGATCCT
This window encodes:
- a CDS encoding GNAT family N-acetyltransferase; this encodes MTLIIKEATVHESDLIYQIMLASFQEYSGKLTPPSGALHETVEHTMRTFEVGGGAVLAWEEGNAVGSARYKLVDDYMYIGRVSVLPEYRGRGICKALLRRVESIAQQQGIAESRVEVRLSIPENIAMYQKFKYEVVEQKFYPEGTDSWYVMRKILSDAMAE